Part of the Corticium candelabrum chromosome 15, ooCorCand1.1, whole genome shotgun sequence genome, AATGTCAGTTGTTGTAAACGAGCTAGTGAAATGATACATATTGGTAATGTATTAGTATTGACAGCTCATCAATGCAGTATCATGTTTATGGGAGACGGATGCTTGCCGCAAGGTATTATCTCATTATAACTAATTGCTCGTTACAAACTACACTCTTTTTAGGGAAGAAAAGTCAAGAGCTTCAATACCTACTTCTATGTGAAGCTCGACAATCAAGGTCCTGTTGCTGTAAGACAATGGACAATGAAACAGCTGGTGCAGTAAATAGCCATCAAGTAAAATGATTGCAACATTTTCATAAGTGCTTTGATTGATATTCTGCAGATAAATATTTCCATTATGATGTTCGGTTAATTCCCATGCACATGCCTGTGAAGCAGCATTGGTGTTGTATAGTATGTTTGTTACTAGATGAAATTATTTACAACAGTGTGCAAACAGTGACTTTTTAGGTTATCGACATAACACACAGGACAATTAAATACTATGACCCGCTAATGGAAGTGTGTTCAGAAGTCTTTCTAAAGATTAGgtcatgcatacatacatataatacacatatacacatactgtacatatgaAAGATACATGTAACATTACTATTCTCCCATTAGAGATTGGTTATCAGATACAGTAACATTGACGAAAGAGAACTATGTTGCTACAGAGTGGGCTAACGAAGTTGTGAAAGTATACATATTGCACATTTTATTTTTGGAGATTATCATTTGTTGGTTATAGAATGCTCCATGGCAACAAGACGGTTCAAGCTGTGGTGTCTACTGTCTGATGGTAATAATTTACAGTGTCACTTCTAGAAATTTTGTAGATAATTACCCTATGTTTCAGTACATGAGGAATGAAGCACTTGGCATTCACTCTAACAACTTTTGTGAGGTACACAGTGTATAACCGTTATGTAACTCTATAAGTACGCAGCTGTTATGCATGTTTGTTAATATTGTATGATGGATTGTAGAGTGAAATTAATGACATCAGGTATTGGCTGGCACATAGGCTAATTACACAGTTTGCTGCAAATACAACAGGAAATAAAAGGTACATTTATGTCGACTGTTACTATTCTATTGCACTGGAACTACTAAACTTCCTTTGAAGCCTCAACTTGAAGATAACACCTACTAACATTCAGCCAAGTGCAAAATACTATATTAGTTgggaaacaacagaaattgtAACAGAGACTTTGGAATCAGAGCTCTACGACTATTCCCTGTTGCGACTGTTGCAAACAAGGGCATCACTTCAAGCTTGGAGAGCAGAACACGATGATGATACATCAGAAAGTCACAAAAATTCTGTAAACATTATGTTGGCcagataggaatttgtgaaTACTGTAATCAAAATGCCATTTCATCGATTTTTGTTGACAAAGTTTTTGAATTTAGTCTTTGCATAAGCAAAATTACAATTGCAGTGGTAGATGTAGGGGACCAGTAGGCAGTTTGCTCATAGAGCGAGTAATTGATAACATATTTGCTGTTATCTGATTGCAGCTCCAAGAACAAACAGTATCAGTGGGAGCATGCTGGCTCAGCATCGATTTACATGTAGCTTTATGGCTGGATGACAAATGCTTCAACAACAAACCTGCTGTACAAGTAGTTGGTGATTTTGTCCTTGCCACACATGAACTTCACGTGAAGTTTATCAACTTCGTCTCCGACAACACGATGCCCGATATATATCTTGTACTGGCAGTAGGTTTGGTCAGGTTTTGGAtgagacagaaacaacacagGATGACAACAATACACAAGTATGGCAGATACTACATACCCCTCACCTCATCTGAACTTGACGATCTGTGCACTGGCATAAAAGAAATGAGGGAGCAGTTGGAACATGGCAAACACATCTTCTACAGTATTGACCCTATCTATACTATAACAAAAATCAGTACAATAATCTGTCACATGTGTTTTGAAAACCTAGAAATAATTGGAATCAGGATCTACTTAATTCCTTAGAATGATAGGAATCCAATGTGCTAGTTACCTTGATGCTGTAagcattattaattaaacacccTGAAAACGAGCTACATTTAGTGTATATCTCTTGAAAATACACGTACTTGTAAAGTAGAAGACCCCTAaacaattaaattatatttctGTCTACACTTCAACTTCGCCATACATGCACTAAACCAGTAAACGTTGTGATACATTGTGGCATCTCAGCCAAACACAATAACAATTCCTATGCCAATGTGGCAGAGTCATGGTCTGTCACAGCTTTAACTAGTTGCTCATACAGTGCAAGCCCCTCTGCTGCTGATTTTG contains:
- the LOC134191083 gene encoding uncharacterized protein LOC134191083 isoform X1; the encoded protein is MNVTKIIATTFREDPRNIHSGIPGKSRKCDKDVVELHCATDIPPKMRRLQPFYILSSHEQKEVDQMVATALDKIAGDRQLSDSNFPGVITVRDLAKLQPNKWLNDNVSCCKRASEMIHIGNVLVLTAHQCSIMFMGDGCLPQGKKSQELQYLLLCEARQSRSCCCKTMDNETADKYFHYDVRLIPMHMPVKQHWCCIVIDITHRTIKYYDPLMEVCSEVFLKIRDWLSDTVTLTKENYVATEWANEVVKNAPWQQDGSSCGVYCLMYMRNEALGIHSNNFCESEINDIRYWLAHRLITQFAANTTGNKSLNLKITPTNIQPSAKYYISWETTEIVTETLESELYDYSLLRLLQTRASLQAWRAEHDDDTSESHKNSVNIMLAR
- the LOC134191083 gene encoding uncharacterized protein LOC134191083 isoform X2 — encoded protein: MNVTKIIATTFREDPRNIHSGIPGKSRKCDKDVVELHCATDIPPKMRRLQPFYILSSHEQKEVDQMVATALDKIAGDRQLSDSNFPVLTAHQCSIMFMGDGCLPQGKKSQELQYLLLCEARQSRSCCCKTMDNETADKYFHYDVRLIPMHMPVKQHWCCIVIDITHRTIKYYDPLMEVCSEVFLKIRDWLSDTVTLTKENYVATEWANEVVKNAPWQQDGSSCGVYCLMYMRNEALGIHSNNFCESEINDIRYWLAHRLITQFAANTTGNKSLNLKITPTNIQPSAKYYISWETTEIVTETLESELYDYSLLRLLQTRASLQAWRAEHDDDTSESHKNSVNIMLAR